A window from Nitrospira sp. ND1 encodes these proteins:
- a CDS encoding DUF5672 family protein codes for MMISQDGVLDRGSVAVVVPAYNRAQFTPDEEISFRHLEHVLGRYDKFLAVPRSLEIERPGYQIQRFDDGYFGSAIANGKLMLSPAFYESFRKYRYILIYQLDALVFSDQLLEWCATDVDYIGAPWVQCADSPWVGTPRVGNGGLSLRKVSSFLRVLSSEQYWIHPDVYWQRVVSGTPWYIRGVYLPRKWFKYIKRFNGVKRQVAQWHLRPDGTKNEDHFWSDEAVRYDDQFKVASFDMGLRFAFEVVPRHCFELNNRRLPFGCHAWPRYDRAFWEPYLLKS; via the coding sequence ATGATGATATCGCAGGACGGTGTGCTCGACAGAGGAAGCGTCGCGGTGGTGGTGCCCGCCTATAACAGGGCGCAATTTACCCCGGACGAAGAAATCTCGTTTCGCCATCTGGAGCATGTTCTCGGCCGGTACGACAAATTTCTGGCGGTGCCGCGGAGTCTGGAGATTGAGCGGCCGGGCTACCAGATTCAACGGTTCGACGACGGCTATTTCGGGAGTGCGATTGCAAATGGGAAACTGATGCTGTCGCCTGCCTTTTACGAGTCGTTCCGGAAGTATCGTTATATTCTCATTTATCAGCTCGATGCCCTGGTGTTTTCGGATCAGTTGTTGGAATGGTGCGCCACTGATGTCGATTATATCGGCGCACCGTGGGTGCAATGTGCCGACAGCCCCTGGGTGGGGACGCCGCGTGTCGGAAACGGCGGGTTGTCTCTCCGAAAAGTCTCGAGTTTTCTGCGCGTGCTCTCGTCGGAACAATATTGGATTCATCCTGATGTGTATTGGCAGCGAGTCGTTTCGGGGACGCCCTGGTACATCCGAGGGGTGTATCTGCCAAGGAAGTGGTTCAAATATATCAAACGGTTCAATGGGGTGAAGCGACAGGTCGCGCAATGGCATCTACGTCCCGATGGAACCAAAAATGAAGATCATTTCTGGTCCGACGAGGCGGTGCGATATGACGATCAGTTTAAGGTCGCCTCGTTCGACATGGGGCTTCGGTTCGCTTTCGAGGTTGTTCCCAGGCATTGCTTTGAGCTCAACAATCGCCGACTACCTTTCGGTTGCCATGCCTGGCCGCGGTATGATCGCGCCTTCTGGGAGCCCTACCTCCTCAAATCGTAG
- a CDS encoding Gfo/Idh/MocA family protein, with product MTKLRVGVIGAGAFAESCHVPGVQSHPEAEVVVLCGRDSARTRAAAQRLGVPEVSLDYEEVCARPDIDAVTIATPNVVHARQAQAAFAAGKHVFCEKPLGMNTEEAADMLRAAEPSGKVHQTAFTYRYLYGVQELKRRLLNGEIGEPYYVAVHYDSWDGLRPGSKIGFREHLDSAGAGVLYDVGSHLFDLVGFVLGPIEAVSGNTILVPRKRIDARTGALAHVETDDIASAAFTCRGGIQGQLFASRATPNSGDKAYIELVGRQGALKASLSRGSVDVLTISRPSQPGWEVVPLPVQASDGQPHCLSRMMHSFVEACLRGSLNGEIDASFHDGLAVQRAMDAVRQSSAEPAAISLKAAFDPSPDYS from the coding sequence ATGACCAAATTAAGAGTGGGCGTTATCGGGGCCGGAGCGTTTGCCGAAAGCTGTCATGTGCCCGGCGTGCAGTCGCATCCGGAAGCGGAGGTTGTGGTCCTCTGTGGGCGAGATTCGGCACGGACCCGCGCGGCGGCGCAGCGGTTGGGTGTGCCGGAAGTATCGCTCGACTATGAGGAGGTTTGCGCACGGCCTGACATCGATGCAGTCACGATTGCAACCCCGAATGTAGTGCACGCCCGTCAGGCCCAGGCCGCATTTGCTGCCGGCAAGCACGTGTTCTGTGAAAAACCCCTCGGGATGAACACGGAGGAAGCAGCTGACATGCTTCGGGCCGCGGAGCCGAGCGGCAAGGTTCACCAGACCGCGTTCACGTATCGCTACTTGTACGGTGTGCAGGAGCTGAAGCGCCGGCTTTTGAACGGGGAGATCGGCGAGCCGTATTATGTGGCGGTGCACTATGATTCCTGGGACGGCTTGAGACCTGGTTCGAAGATTGGTTTTCGCGAACACCTCGATTCCGCCGGAGCCGGGGTATTGTACGACGTTGGGTCCCACCTCTTTGACCTTGTCGGATTTGTGCTCGGGCCGATCGAGGCCGTTTCAGGAAATACCATTCTGGTTCCACGGAAACGGATCGATGCGAGAACCGGCGCGCTCGCTCATGTGGAAACCGACGACATCGCATCGGCGGCGTTTACCTGTCGAGGTGGGATTCAGGGACAGTTGTTTGCGAGTCGCGCGACCCCGAATTCCGGCGACAAAGCGTACATCGAGTTGGTCGGGCGACAGGGAGCCCTGAAGGCTTCATTGAGCCGTGGGTCGGTGGATGTCTTGACAATCTCACGCCCGTCGCAACCCGGCTGGGAAGTCGTACCGTTGCCGGTCCAGGCCTCGGATGGCCAACCTCATTGTCTTTCCCGCATGATGCACAGTTTTGTCGAGGCCTGTCTTCGCGGAAGTTTGAATGGGGAGATCGATGCGTCCTTTCATGACGGACTCGCCGTGCAGCGCGCCATGGATGCGGTGCGACAATCCTCAGCCGAACCCGCTGCAATCTCCCTGAAGGCCGCTTTCGATCCTAGCCCGGACTATTCATGA
- a CDS encoding DMT family transporter yields the protein MQKPSVFAAYAALTTSALVWGGSIVGQKLALGAFSAVETSLLRGFGALVILIPLWWWSEGGRTTWTARDLRLLMLLGLGVLGNHLLTLFGLRYIGAATAGVIIGASPAITALLSSLLVRDIPFNTVAAGCAVSFAGVALVSGVGGEAPSGDNPWLGGTLVLLGLVSWALYSIGGRQVMERLSPLTVNWTTLLLSLLLQIPLLWTDQKLLLTGASVVPVSGWVALGYLIVFATALGQQAWLYGVQGVGPSRAGVFVNLIPVSALLLSALVLGEAIGVREIVGIALILAGVWLVGWQSARLKHAGG from the coding sequence ATGCAGAAACCATCGGTATTCGCCGCCTATGCCGCGTTGACCACCTCGGCGCTGGTTTGGGGCGGGTCCATTGTGGGACAGAAGCTGGCGCTTGGCGCGTTTTCGGCAGTAGAAACGTCCTTGCTGCGCGGCTTCGGCGCGCTGGTGATCCTGATTCCTCTGTGGTGGTGGAGCGAGGGCGGTCGTACGACATGGACTGCTCGCGATCTCAGGCTGTTGATGCTGCTGGGGCTCGGGGTGTTGGGCAATCATCTTCTGACCCTCTTCGGCCTACGGTATATCGGCGCAGCGACCGCCGGCGTCATTATCGGCGCCAGCCCGGCCATTACGGCGTTGCTGTCGTCTCTTCTCGTGCGAGACATTCCATTCAACACGGTGGCGGCCGGTTGTGCGGTCTCCTTTGCCGGAGTCGCACTCGTGTCCGGTGTCGGAGGGGAGGCGCCGAGCGGGGACAATCCCTGGCTGGGCGGCACACTGGTGTTGTTGGGATTGGTGAGTTGGGCGTTGTATTCCATCGGTGGTCGCCAGGTGATGGAGCGGCTCTCTCCGCTCACCGTCAACTGGACAACGCTGCTGCTGTCCCTCTTGTTGCAGATTCCTCTGCTGTGGACCGATCAGAAGTTGCTGTTGACCGGAGCGAGTGTGGTCCCGGTCTCCGGGTGGGTGGCTTTAGGGTATCTGATCGTGTTCGCTACGGCATTGGGGCAGCAGGCCTGGTTGTACGGGGTGCAAGGGGTGGGTCCTTCGCGGGCCGGCGTGTTCGTGAATCTCATCCCGGTATCGGCTCTGCTTCTGTCTGCGCTGGTGTTGGGTGAGGCGATCGGCGTCCGCGAGATCGTGGGCATTGCGCTCATCCTGGCCGGTGTCTGGTTGGTCGGTTGGCAATCGGCCCGACTCAAACACGCCGGCGGATAG
- a CDS encoding O-methyltransferase, whose amino-acid sequence MTDLVLPKIDAYAAAYSLPETPVRRALREETERTMEFARMLVGPLEGAFLHMMTRLVQATRVLEIGMFTGYSALCFAEALPEQGQVTTCEVDDASAAVARRFFAQSPHGRKVEIRMGPALETMAGLTGPFDLIFIDADKLNYVNYYRRAMELLSPRGVILIDNVLWDGDVLLEPPPDDRTAAIQELNRVVRTDQRVSAVLATIRDGIWIITPTPFA is encoded by the coding sequence ATGACCGATCTCGTGTTGCCGAAAATTGATGCCTACGCGGCGGCCTATTCATTGCCCGAAACTCCCGTCCGCCGCGCGCTTCGCGAGGAGACCGAACGGACGATGGAGTTTGCGCGTATGCTGGTGGGGCCCCTCGAAGGGGCGTTCTTGCATATGATGACCCGCCTGGTGCAGGCCACGCGAGTGCTGGAAATCGGCATGTTCACGGGCTATAGCGCACTGTGTTTCGCGGAAGCGCTGCCCGAGCAGGGGCAGGTCACGACGTGCGAAGTCGATGACGCGTCCGCGGCGGTTGCTCGACGGTTTTTTGCGCAATCCCCCCATGGTCGAAAGGTCGAGATCCGTATGGGGCCGGCTTTGGAGACGATGGCGGGACTCACGGGCCCTTTTGATCTCATTTTTATCGACGCCGACAAACTCAACTACGTGAATTACTATCGCCGCGCGATGGAGTTGTTGTCCCCGCGCGGGGTCATTCTCATCGACAATGTGTTGTGGGACGGCGACGTGTTGCTCGAACCGCCGCCTGACGACCGTACTGCTGCAATTCAGGAACTCAACCGGGTCGTCAGGACAGACCAGCGGGTGTCTGCTGTGTTGGCGACCATCCGGGACGGTATTTGGATCATCACCCCGACACCATTCGCCTAG
- a CDS encoding carboxypeptidase M32 has protein sequence MKTLATLEPLTTRLLEIRRIQSAAAVLSWDQETYMPAGGGAARAEQIATLEGLAHQRLVSAELETLLTEWIDPATGQAADSWDEPSRSLLRETWRDFSRAKKLPSDFVIRLSRECSLAQQAWVTAREESRFSKFLPSLKIILDLKRDEARYLGYRNSPYDALLDTYEPGATIAQLAPLFTQLRERLVPLLRRVQASHVTIDDRCLHQSFDQSKQVEFGRLVLTAMGYDFERGRLDLSAHPFTTSFHPTDVRVTTRVFEKDLPSCLFSCIHEGGHGLYDQGLDPRYYGSPLGESVSLGFHESQSRLWENCVGRSRAFWHCFYPMLQHTFPQQLADVPLDRFYAAINRATPSLIRVEADELTYNLHIMLRVEIEQALIEGRAEPDDLPGLWNEKMQSYLGIVPERDAEGVLQDVHWSMGAFGYFPTYTLGNLYSVQFFEQATLELPQLEEEMRAGHLLPLRRWLEQKIHRWGRMFTPDHLARRVTGSGVNPEPFLRYLETKYAELYRL, from the coding sequence GTGAAGACACTGGCGACATTGGAACCCTTGACGACACGTTTGTTGGAAATCCGTCGCATCCAGAGCGCGGCCGCAGTTCTCTCGTGGGACCAGGAGACGTATATGCCCGCCGGCGGCGGGGCGGCGCGCGCGGAGCAGATCGCGACGCTCGAAGGTCTTGCCCATCAAAGACTCGTGTCCGCTGAGCTCGAAACGCTGCTCACCGAATGGATCGACCCCGCGACCGGACAGGCCGCCGACAGTTGGGATGAACCCTCCCGGTCGCTGTTGCGGGAAACCTGGCGCGACTTCAGCCGGGCCAAGAAACTTCCATCCGACTTTGTGATCCGCCTCAGCCGCGAGTGTTCCTTGGCCCAGCAGGCCTGGGTGACGGCACGGGAAGAAAGTCGGTTTTCAAAATTTCTGCCCTCACTGAAGATTATCCTGGACCTCAAACGTGATGAGGCTCGGTATTTAGGGTATCGAAACTCGCCCTACGATGCGCTCTTGGATACGTATGAGCCGGGTGCCACCATCGCTCAACTCGCGCCGCTGTTCACACAATTACGGGAACGCCTTGTCCCGCTCTTACGGCGCGTTCAGGCCAGTCACGTCACCATCGACGACCGTTGCCTGCACCAGAGTTTCGACCAATCCAAGCAGGTGGAATTCGGTCGGCTTGTGCTGACCGCCATGGGCTATGACTTCGAGCGTGGGCGCCTCGATCTCTCGGCCCATCCCTTCACGACCTCTTTTCATCCGACCGATGTCCGGGTCACGACACGGGTCTTCGAGAAAGATCTGCCGTCGTGCCTGTTTAGTTGCATCCATGAAGGGGGCCATGGCCTGTACGATCAAGGCTTGGATCCTCGCTATTATGGCTCGCCCCTCGGCGAATCCGTGTCACTCGGCTTTCACGAAAGCCAGTCCCGCCTGTGGGAAAATTGTGTCGGCCGGTCCCGTGCGTTCTGGCACTGCTTCTACCCGATGTTGCAGCACACGTTCCCGCAACAGTTGGCGGACGTGCCTCTCGACCGGTTCTATGCGGCCATCAACCGGGCCACCCCCTCGCTGATCCGCGTCGAAGCCGACGAATTGACCTATAACTTGCACATCATGTTACGCGTCGAAATCGAGCAGGCCCTTATTGAGGGACGAGCAGAACCGGATGATCTGCCCGGCCTTTGGAACGAGAAAATGCAGTCGTATTTGGGTATTGTGCCGGAACGGGATGCCGAGGGGGTCTTGCAGGATGTGCATTGGTCGATGGGCGCCTTCGGATATTTCCCGACCTACACCTTGGGCAACCTGTATTCCGTGCAATTCTTCGAACAGGCCACACTCGAACTTCCGCAGCTGGAGGAGGAGATGAGAGCAGGACACCTCTTGCCTCTGCGGCGATGGCTCGAGCAGAAAATCCACCGCTGGGGACGGATGTTCACACCCGACCATCTGGCACGACGGGTGACGGGTAGCGGGGTGAACCCCGAGCCGTTTCTCCGTTATCTCGAAACGAAATACGCGGAGCTATACCGACTCTGA
- a CDS encoding response regulator transcription factor produces MSGTLAVDACQESHPAKAEVRILLADDHALLRRGLREFLRDFLVEDGLTPDIVETASARHAIDHIRTGTWDLVILDLNLPDMPGLEILRILKSLRPALPVLVVSIYAEEHYSARAIRAGALGYLTKERGPQELRMAVSRILQGGHYLPPPETEHNQDEGPHRNLSSTDTLPATLSDREIEVLQWIAQGRRLTEIAEHLNLSIKTVSTYRSRLLIKLGMRTTAELIRYALDQQLV; encoded by the coding sequence ATGAGCGGAACGCTGGCCGTGGATGCATGCCAAGAGTCGCACCCGGCGAAAGCCGAAGTCCGAATTCTGCTCGCGGATGACCACGCCTTACTCCGTCGCGGCCTGCGAGAGTTCCTACGGGACTTCCTCGTTGAGGACGGACTGACGCCCGACATTGTCGAAACAGCCTCTGCCCGCCATGCAATCGATCACATTCGCACAGGCACCTGGGATCTCGTCATCCTGGACTTGAATCTGCCGGACATGCCGGGACTCGAAATCCTGCGCATTCTCAAATCGTTGCGGCCGGCCCTGCCTGTCCTGGTTGTCAGCATTTATGCCGAAGAACATTACTCGGCTCGTGCCATTCGAGCCGGTGCACTCGGATACCTGACAAAAGAGCGAGGGCCGCAGGAACTTCGGATGGCGGTCTCACGCATCCTTCAGGGTGGACATTACCTGCCGCCTCCCGAAACCGAACACAACCAGGACGAGGGACCGCACCGAAACCTCTCCTCCACCGACACCCTCCCGGCAACACTCTCGGATCGCGAAATTGAAGTACTGCAGTGGATCGCACAGGGACGACGCCTGACGGAGATCGCGGAACATCTCAATTTGAGCATCAAGACGGTGAGCACCTACCGTTCGCGGCTCCTCATCAAATTAGGAATGAGAACCACGGCAGAATTGATTCGCTACGCCCTGGACCAGCAGTTGGTCTGA
- a CDS encoding Fur family transcriptional regulator — protein MSKTLKEMDVLRQHLAKHQLKLTRQRELILTAFLRQEHVTAETMYHQLAKKDPHLGLATIYRTLNLFCEAGIAQARHFGTQTQYDNISHKGHHDHLICTGCGTIVEFENCEIERLQEEVATKNGFVIQTHRLELYGLCARCRH, from the coding sequence ATGAGCAAGACTCTCAAAGAAATGGACGTGCTTCGCCAGCACCTGGCCAAGCATCAGTTGAAGCTGACTCGTCAACGCGAACTCATCCTGACGGCGTTCCTGCGACAAGAACACGTCACGGCCGAGACGATGTATCATCAGCTGGCGAAGAAAGATCCCCACCTCGGACTCGCCACGATTTACCGCACGCTGAATCTCTTCTGCGAAGCAGGCATCGCCCAAGCCCGCCACTTCGGCACCCAGACGCAATACGACAATATCTCGCATAAGGGCCATCACGACCATCTCATCTGCACCGGCTGTGGGACTATTGTAGAGTTCGAGAATTGCGAGATTGAACGGCTACAGGAAGAGGTCGCGACCAAGAACGGCTTTGTGATCCAAACCCACCGGCTGGAGCTGTACGGCCTCTGTGCGCGCTGCCGCCATTGA
- a CDS encoding extracellular solute-binding protein, which yields MASSCRTFLALTLLLGALTFLQWATGTAEAAEKLVVYSGRAERLIKPVLDEFQAKSGIQIELLSSGTTELVNRLQAEGDHTPADVFLTNDAGSLEHARELKLLRPMNMREVERAIPSQFRAADNSWIGLSGRFWIVVYNTNLVKPDQIKSLFDLAQPQWKDKIAVPNSGSEYLQAGVSVIKATFGDERTKQFLQGLKANADTQVYQKSSQIVDAVAKGQVAAGIVNHYYIYRHLATQPTAPIAAVMTDQQEGGMGAIMNVTGIGVTRASKHVESAKLLIEFLVAQAGQKMFADLDKEYPLHPDVKADPTLIDRRTFRAAQVPLARLAELREATLTLIEQVGLR from the coding sequence ATGGCTTCATCCTGTCGCACATTTTTGGCGCTGACGCTACTCCTCGGGGCGCTGACGTTTTTGCAGTGGGCCACCGGAACCGCGGAGGCCGCCGAGAAACTTGTCGTCTATTCGGGTCGCGCAGAACGGCTCATTAAGCCGGTGCTGGATGAATTTCAGGCCAAGAGTGGCATCCAAATCGAATTGCTGTCGTCGGGCACCACCGAGTTGGTCAACCGCTTACAAGCCGAAGGCGACCATACCCCGGCCGACGTCTTCCTGACGAACGATGCCGGGAGCCTCGAGCATGCCCGGGAACTCAAACTCCTCCGGCCCATGAATATGCGCGAAGTTGAACGAGCCATCCCGTCGCAATTCCGCGCGGCCGACAACAGCTGGATCGGACTCTCAGGCCGCTTCTGGATCGTCGTCTACAACACCAATCTCGTCAAACCCGATCAGATCAAATCACTGTTCGACCTCGCCCAGCCGCAATGGAAAGACAAAATCGCCGTTCCCAATTCCGGTAGCGAATATCTTCAGGCCGGCGTTTCAGTAATCAAAGCCACCTTCGGAGACGAACGGACGAAGCAGTTTCTGCAAGGACTCAAGGCCAATGCGGACACGCAGGTATACCAAAAGAGTTCGCAGATTGTGGACGCCGTCGCGAAGGGGCAGGTCGCGGCAGGCATTGTGAACCACTACTATATCTATCGGCACCTTGCCACGCAGCCCACCGCTCCGATCGCCGCGGTCATGACCGATCAGCAGGAAGGCGGTATGGGCGCCATCATGAACGTGACCGGAATCGGGGTCACCCGCGCGTCCAAACACGTTGAAAGTGCCAAACTCCTGATCGAATTCCTGGTTGCCCAGGCCGGGCAAAAAATGTTCGCGGATCTGGACAAGGAATACCCTCTCCATCCGGACGTGAAAGCCGATCCGACACTCATCGACCGGCGCACGTTCCGTGCGGCGCAAGTCCCCCTGGCTCGACTGGCCGAATTACGCGAGGCCACCCTCACGCTGATCGAACAGGTCGGCCTTCGCTAA
- a CDS encoding iron ABC transporter permease, with protein sequence MLTATRAHAPSSLQWISLITAAFLVLPTCYIIYVALTAAPTVWSRLWSTRIPELLWNTLSLATGVALTTLLLGVSLAWITVRYEFPGRRVWEWALALPLAMPTYVLAYVYAHLLGMGGPVEQGWQTLMGSDARLLSPQSFVGVTLIMALDTFPFVYLLVRGALLNLNISFEEVARVCGVSPWSTLWRVTLPLIRPAIAAGLALVILYVISDFGAVSLLRYQTLTYAVYQQMTSRYDHTSASILSLLLVVMAIIFLVTERWFRQRSRFYQTSGRYRQATRHHAGPAGTALITGYVVLVFGAAFGIPAVMLIQWSIEAIAQGALDARFFGFIWNSSFLSALAACGAVIIGLPLAYLASRRPSRLNLACLQAAYAGYALPGPVAALAVLVLFTHFVPVLYGTVAVLLVAYILHFLPVGLQSMEPALQQVTPNVEEVARTLGCTTRRTLRRVTLPLIRNGFIAAWVLMFLQTMKELPATLLLRPVGFDTLAIRVWLEASEEYYQLAAPAALLIVLLSLPALLLLVSKDWRGRDQEVVS encoded by the coding sequence ATGCTTACCGCCACAAGAGCTCACGCCCCCTCTTCGCTGCAATGGATCAGCCTGATCACTGCCGCATTTCTGGTTCTCCCCACCTGCTACATCATCTATGTGGCGCTCACCGCCGCACCGACCGTGTGGAGCCGTCTCTGGTCGACGCGCATTCCCGAACTTCTCTGGAACACCCTCTCGCTGGCCACCGGCGTCGCTTTGACCACACTGCTGCTGGGCGTCTCCCTCGCCTGGATCACCGTTCGGTACGAATTTCCTGGTCGCCGGGTCTGGGAATGGGCACTCGCCTTACCCCTCGCCATGCCGACCTATGTGCTGGCCTATGTGTATGCCCATCTTCTGGGAATGGGCGGCCCGGTGGAACAAGGGTGGCAGACGCTCATGGGGTCCGACGCGCGACTGCTCTCCCCTCAAAGCTTTGTCGGCGTCACACTGATCATGGCCCTCGACACGTTTCCGTTTGTGTACCTGCTGGTCCGAGGAGCACTGCTGAATCTGAATATCTCCTTCGAGGAAGTGGCACGCGTCTGCGGCGTTTCTCCTTGGAGCACACTCTGGCGCGTCACGCTCCCGCTCATCCGCCCCGCCATTGCCGCAGGACTAGCGCTCGTGATTTTGTATGTGATCTCGGACTTCGGGGCGGTCTCTCTGCTCCGCTACCAGACACTCACGTATGCGGTCTATCAACAGATGACCAGCCGCTACGACCATACGTCCGCCAGCATTCTCAGCCTGCTCCTCGTCGTGATGGCAATCATCTTCCTGGTCACGGAACGATGGTTTCGCCAGCGGAGTCGCTTCTACCAAACATCCGGCCGCTATCGACAAGCGACCCGGCACCACGCCGGCCCCGCTGGAACGGCACTCATCACCGGGTACGTCGTACTCGTGTTCGGAGCCGCATTCGGGATTCCGGCTGTCATGTTGATCCAGTGGAGTATCGAAGCGATTGCACAGGGCGCCCTGGATGCGCGTTTTTTCGGCTTCATCTGGAACAGCAGCTTCCTGTCGGCACTGGCAGCCTGTGGGGCCGTGATCATCGGACTTCCGCTGGCCTACCTCGCCAGCCGCCGTCCTTCGCGACTCAATCTCGCCTGCCTCCAAGCCGCCTATGCCGGCTATGCCTTGCCCGGTCCTGTCGCCGCCCTCGCGGTCCTTGTGCTCTTTACGCACTTCGTGCCGGTCTTGTACGGTACCGTCGCGGTGTTGCTCGTTGCCTACATCCTGCATTTTCTCCCGGTCGGCCTGCAGTCGATGGAGCCGGCTCTCCAACAAGTCACCCCCAATGTGGAAGAGGTGGCACGCACCCTGGGCTGCACGACTCGCCGGACCCTCCGGCGCGTGACCCTTCCGCTCATTCGTAACGGTTTTATTGCGGCCTGGGTCCTGATGTTCCTCCAGACCATGAAGGAACTTCCAGCCACATTGCTGCTGCGGCCGGTAGGATTTGATACACTGGCGATTCGTGTATGGCTCGAAGCCAGCGAGGAGTATTATCAGCTGGCGGCGCCCGCCGCATTGCTGATCGTGCTCCTGAGCCTGCCGGCCTTGCTGCTACTGGTATCCAAGGATTGGCGCGGACGTGACCAAGAGGTCGTTAGTTGA
- a CDS encoding ABC transporter ATP-binding protein has protein sequence MPDAMDLAAEQSPVLELRGISCAYEPNRPAVEQITLTVHQGEILCLLGPSGCGKTTILRAIAGFERVTDGSISLSGRLVSSRDVMVPTEQRHIGMVFQEYALFPHLRVEKNIAFGLSHLSRPQQKAIVDDLLTLTGLRGLEQRYPHELSGGQQQRVALARALALRPVLLLLDEPFSNLDPDMASRMRQDLHALLRQTKTTAILVTHDHDEAFSMADRVAVLNRGRLEQFDTPEAIYHVPTTPFVADFVGQADFISGVVANDLVTTEIGEFPNTQHLATGTSVVVMIRPDDIHIVPTKGADAHILARQFKGSENVYTIQLPSGQIVHSSESSLSIYQVGTAIALRVVATHTVLFPQPPESSGKNEPGHGNAPPP, from the coding sequence ATGCCTGACGCCATGGATCTCGCCGCCGAACAGTCTCCCGTCCTTGAACTACGCGGGATCTCCTGCGCCTACGAGCCCAATCGTCCTGCTGTCGAACAGATCACGCTCACGGTCCACCAGGGCGAAATTCTCTGTCTCCTGGGGCCATCCGGGTGCGGAAAAACCACCATTCTCCGCGCGATTGCAGGATTCGAGCGGGTAACCGACGGGAGCATTTCTCTGTCCGGCCGGCTCGTGTCATCGCGCGACGTGATGGTGCCGACTGAACAGCGGCACATCGGCATGGTCTTTCAAGAATACGCGCTGTTTCCACATCTGCGCGTGGAGAAAAATATCGCCTTCGGTCTCAGCCACCTCTCCCGCCCACAGCAGAAGGCCATCGTCGATGACCTCCTCACCCTCACCGGCTTGCGCGGACTGGAACAGCGGTATCCGCATGAGCTCTCAGGGGGACAACAGCAACGCGTCGCGCTCGCCCGCGCCCTCGCCCTGCGCCCGGTGTTGTTGCTGCTCGACGAACCGTTCAGCAATCTCGACCCCGACATGGCGAGCCGTATGCGACAAGATCTCCACGCCCTGCTTCGACAGACCAAGACCACGGCCATCCTTGTCACTCATGACCACGACGAAGCGTTTTCCATGGCCGACCGTGTCGCAGTCCTGAACCGGGGTCGACTGGAGCAATTCGATACCCCTGAAGCGATTTACCACGTCCCCACCACTCCCTTTGTAGCCGACTTCGTCGGACAGGCAGATTTTATCTCCGGGGTCGTGGCCAATGATCTGGTGACCACCGAGATCGGGGAATTCCCCAACACGCAGCATCTCGCGACTGGAACCAGCGTGGTCGTGATGATTCGCCCCGACGACATTCATATCGTCCCGACCAAAGGCGCAGATGCCCATATTCTGGCAAGGCAATTCAAAGGCTCCGAAAATGTGTACACGATTCAGCTCCCCTCCGGACAGATCGTCCACAGCAGCGAATCGTCTCTGAGTATTTATCAGGTTGGCACGGCGATTGCGCTTCGAGTGGTAGCAACCCATACCGTCCTCTTCCCACAACCACCCGAATCGTCAGGAAAAAATGAACCAGGACACGGCAACGCCCCACCCCCGTAA
- the exbB gene encoding TonB-system energizer ExbB: protein MDLLKNAVEYGIIGMLIALSIWSVAVAVERWLYYRRVDLSQFTDIQTFEMALTKRLVIIGTVAANAPYIGLLGTVLGIMMTFHTMGTSGTMAVNTIMIGLSLALKATAVGLLVAIPCVVMNNILRRRVTELLTIYKVQHGTRG from the coding sequence ATGGATCTGCTGAAGAATGCGGTAGAATATGGAATTATTGGCATGCTGATAGCGCTCAGCATCTGGTCGGTGGCAGTGGCGGTCGAGCGGTGGCTCTACTATCGACGCGTGGACCTGTCCCAATTCACGGACATTCAAACATTTGAAATGGCGCTGACCAAACGCCTGGTCATTATAGGCACGGTGGCCGCCAATGCCCCTTACATCGGATTGCTGGGGACCGTCCTCGGTATTATGATGACCTTCCATACGATGGGAACCTCAGGCACGATGGCCGTGAATACCATTATGATCGGCTTAAGCCTGGCCCTGAAGGCAACGGCTGTCGGCCTGCTCGTCGCCATCCCCTGCGTCGTGATGAACAATATTCTCCGGCGGCGGGTCACCGAACTGCTGACGATCTATAAGGTGCAACATGGAACGCGAGGTTAA